A portion of the Brevundimonas pondensis genome contains these proteins:
- a CDS encoding pepsin/retropepsin-like aspartic protease family protein, producing MRRRSFLIRAGAAAVAVGGGLWLKDHVIWRRPTLRFPEGGTSGWSPFVVHDAATPTVRVRIAGREVTALIDSGAQYSVIDRPLVEALGLTTFFDMPMVAYGVGGQPQVGCGVTLDMTVGSLNVGGLRAAILDLGPLAQAAGLGAPLVLGQDILGEAVLELDLKRRRVRLVDPAGYVVSPALRPVPVKRSGTALTAEITVEGAVMRAVIDTGFSSLIALSQGAAETAGLLDGRPETAGASIVLGGVARARVIEAKTVTFGDDLWRGVATPVFASSPLPNYPDALLGVAVFKDRQATLNLARGRLYVSPMMDLTVGQM from the coding sequence ATGAGACGCCGTTCCTTTCTGATCCGCGCGGGCGCGGCGGCTGTCGCTGTCGGCGGCGGCCTGTGGCTCAAGGACCATGTGATCTGGCGTCGGCCGACGCTGCGGTTTCCCGAGGGCGGGACCAGCGGCTGGTCGCCCTTCGTCGTCCATGACGCCGCCACGCCGACGGTGCGGGTGCGGATCGCCGGGCGCGAGGTCACGGCCCTGATCGACAGCGGGGCCCAGTATTCGGTGATCGACCGGCCTCTGGTCGAGGCCCTGGGTCTGACGACCTTCTTCGACATGCCGATGGTGGCCTACGGCGTCGGCGGCCAGCCGCAGGTGGGGTGCGGGGTGACGCTGGACATGACGGTCGGATCGCTGAACGTCGGCGGCCTGCGCGCCGCCATCCTCGACCTGGGGCCGCTGGCGCAGGCGGCGGGACTGGGCGCTCCCCTGGTGCTGGGGCAGGACATTCTGGGCGAGGCCGTGCTGGAGTTGGACCTGAAGCGCCGTCGCGTGCGTCTGGTTGATCCGGCGGGCTATGTCGTTTCGCCCGCCTTGCGGCCCGTTCCGGTCAAGCGCAGCGGCACGGCCCTGACCGCCGAGATCACGGTCGAGGGAGCGGTGATGCGGGCTGTGATCGACACCGGCTTCTCCTCCCTGATCGCCCTCAGTCAGGGCGCGGCCGAGACGGCGGGCCTGCTGGACGGACGACCCGAAACGGCAGGGGCCAGCATCGTCCTGGGCGGAGTGGCGCGGGCGCGGGTGATCGAGGCGAAGACGGTGACCTTCGGCGACGACCTGTGGCGCGGGGTGGCGACGCCCGTCTTCGCCAGTTCGCCCCTGCCCAACTATCCCGACGCCCTTCTGGGCGTGGCGGTCTTCAAGGACCGGCAAGCGACCCTGAATCTGGCGCGAGGCCGTCTGTACGTTTCGCCGATGATGGATCTGACCGTCGGTCAGATGTGA
- the thrC gene encoding threonine synthase, whose product MTASPDRYLSTRGDAAPTSFADALLRGIAPDGGLYMPQAWPVLPADAARPGRTYAEMAKEAISPFIGDALPSGALDRALERLTKGFDHPAVTPLVELEPDLFVLELFHGPTAAFKDLAMQLVAALSDEALAATGQKLTLLTATSGDTGAAAVRAFAGAERINLVVLHPLDRVSPVQRKQMTTVQADNVLNLAVRGDFDDCQRLVKGLLAEESLRDGRRLSSVNSINWGRLAGQIPYYVSATAQLGQAATFVVPTGNFGDAFAGIAAKKMGLPVKGFVAAVNQNDALARALNEGVYARRPAVESGSVSMDVQAPSNFERLVYEASGRDAEATRAVFETFARDGSVTLPPDLLAALKAEVSAVSIDEATTQAEIAHAHAAWGRVVCPHTAVALAAARQLDRADGPVVALSTAHPSKFGAFVSDVLGFEPEPAPVIRALGDQPERLTIIDNTAEAALAAVKGFAS is encoded by the coding sequence ATGACCGCCTCCCCTGACCGCTATCTTTCGACGCGCGGCGACGCCGCCCCGACCAGTTTCGCCGACGCCCTGCTGCGCGGCATCGCGCCTGACGGCGGCCTCTATATGCCGCAGGCCTGGCCGGTCCTGCCCGCCGACGCGGCGCGTCCGGGCCGGACCTATGCGGAGATGGCGAAAGAGGCGATTTCGCCCTTCATCGGCGACGCCCTGCCGTCCGGCGCGCTGGACCGGGCGCTGGAGCGCCTGACCAAGGGCTTTGACCACCCGGCGGTGACGCCTCTGGTGGAACTGGAGCCTGACCTCTTCGTGCTGGAGCTGTTCCACGGCCCGACCGCCGCCTTCAAGGATCTGGCGATGCAGCTGGTCGCCGCCCTGTCGGACGAGGCCCTGGCCGCGACCGGCCAGAAGCTGACCCTGCTGACCGCCACCAGCGGCGATACCGGCGCCGCCGCCGTGCGCGCCTTTGCGGGCGCCGAGCGCATCAATCTGGTGGTGCTGCACCCGTTGGACCGCGTCTCGCCGGTGCAGCGCAAGCAGATGACCACGGTCCAGGCCGACAACGTCCTGAACCTGGCCGTGCGCGGCGACTTCGACGACTGCCAGCGTCTGGTAAAGGGTCTGCTGGCCGAGGAATCCCTGCGCGACGGCCGCCGCCTGTCGTCGGTCAACTCGATCAACTGGGGCCGACTGGCGGGTCAGATCCCCTATTACGTCTCGGCCACGGCCCAGCTGGGTCAGGCGGCCACCTTCGTCGTGCCGACCGGCAATTTCGGCGACGCCTTCGCGGGCATCGCCGCGAAGAAGATGGGCCTGCCGGTCAAGGGCTTCGTCGCCGCCGTCAACCAGAATGACGCCCTGGCCCGCGCCCTCAACGAGGGCGTCTATGCCCGCCGCCCCGCCGTCGAAAGCGGCAGCGTCTCCATGGACGTCCAGGCCCCGTCCAACTTCGAGCGTCTGGTCTATGAGGCTTCGGGCCGCGACGCCGAGGCGACCCGCGCCGTGTTCGAAACCTTCGCCCGCGACGGGTCCGTCACCCTGCCGCCGGACCTGCTGGCCGCGCTAAAAGCCGAGGTCTCCGCCGTCTCCATCGACGAGGCGACGACCCAGGCCGAGATCGCCCACGCCCACGCCGCCTGGGGCCGCGTCGTCTGCCCGCACACCGCCGTGGCCCTGGCCGCCGCGCGTCAGCTGGATCGCGCCGACGGCCCCGTCGTCGCCCTGTCGACCGCCCACCCGTCCAAGTTCGGCGCCTTTGTCTCGGACGTGCTGGGCTTCGAGCCGGAACCCGCCCCCGTCATCCGCGCCCTGGGCGACCAGCCCGAGCGCCTGACCATCATCGACAACACGGCCGAAGCCGCCCTGGCGGCGGTGAAGGGCTTCGCCAGCTAG
- a CDS encoding DUF5996 family protein, with the protein MAARADVWPELTAARLWPTMETLQLWAQIVGKTRLSQTPWLNHGWHVTLRVSARGLTTGLIPHGAVGFSMEFDFIAGALVIRVSDGGERRIVLKSGTVADFYAGVQDALTALGVACHIDLTPNEMAEATPFPLDEQFRTYDPEAARDYWRALVQVNRVFGLFRTGFLGKCSPIQLFWGAFDLAVTRFSGRRAPLHPGGVPNLPDAVTREAYSHEVSSAGFWPGDPGREPAFYAYAYPAPKGFEAAPVSPVAAHWDAGLGEFILPYAAVRAEDDPDAALCAFLETTYQAAADLAAWDREALECPRGTPRHPRWVG; encoded by the coding sequence ATGGCGGCGCGTGCGGACGTTTGGCCGGAACTGACGGCGGCGCGGTTGTGGCCGACGATGGAGACGCTGCAGCTGTGGGCGCAGATCGTCGGCAAGACGCGGTTGTCGCAGACGCCCTGGCTCAACCACGGCTGGCATGTGACGCTGCGGGTGTCGGCGCGGGGGCTGACGACGGGTCTGATCCCGCACGGCGCGGTCGGCTTTTCGATGGAGTTCGACTTCATCGCCGGGGCCCTGGTCATCCGCGTCAGCGACGGAGGCGAGCGGCGGATCGTGCTGAAATCCGGGACGGTGGCCGACTTCTACGCCGGGGTGCAGGACGCCCTGACCGCCCTGGGCGTGGCCTGTCACATCGACCTGACGCCCAACGAAATGGCCGAGGCGACGCCCTTTCCGCTGGACGAGCAGTTTCGCACCTATGATCCCGAGGCGGCGCGTGACTACTGGCGAGCCCTGGTGCAGGTGAACCGGGTCTTCGGCCTGTTCCGCACGGGATTCCTGGGCAAGTGCAGTCCCATCCAGCTGTTCTGGGGGGCGTTCGATCTGGCGGTGACGCGGTTCTCGGGGCGGCGGGCGCCCTTGCATCCGGGCGGGGTTCCGAACCTGCCTGACGCAGTGACGCGCGAGGCCTATTCCCACGAGGTGTCCAGCGCGGGCTTCTGGCCCGGCGATCCGGGGCGCGAGCCGGCCTTCTACGCCTATGCCTATCCCGCGCCAAAGGGGTTCGAAGCGGCGCCCGTCTCGCCGGTCGCGGCTCATTGGGACGCGGGATTGGGCGAGTTCATTCTGCCCTATGCGGCGGTGCGGGCCGAGGATGATCCCGACGCCGCCCTGTGCGCCTTTCTGGAGACCACCTATCAGGCCGCCGCCGATCTGGCGGCCTGGGACCGGGAGGCGCTGGAGTGCCCGCGTGGGACGCCGCGTCACCCCCGATGGGTGGGCTAG
- a CDS encoding homoserine kinase, with product MAVFTPVTPHQAADYLMRYPLGDLVALTPIAEGVENTNYRLETTSGAYVLTLFEGRTDAASLPFCLGLTRHLSARGFPTPSPVADHKGEIIGHLNGRAAAILNWAPGAWKRQPSDKEQYRAGQVLALLHLDAADFALERQNPVGPEAWAALAARCDGPAKGVDRKMLGQIKALLPRLAEPWSDPALPRGPIHADYFPDNVLFATNEHGKCDVGGVIDFYFGCTDVLAYDLAIALSAWGFDAEGRPMHSALRAFQKGYESVRPLTPAEAEALPGLGAAAAVRFTLTRLHDRLFHDPANLVTPKDPAPFFRRLDYWKAAETV from the coding sequence ATGGCTGTCTTCACGCCCGTCACGCCGCATCAGGCCGCAGACTACCTCATGCGTTACCCCCTGGGCGATCTGGTCGCGCTGACGCCGATCGCCGAGGGTGTCGAGAACACCAACTACAGGCTGGAGACCACGTCCGGCGCCTATGTCCTGACCCTGTTCGAGGGGCGGACCGATGCGGCCTCGCTGCCGTTTTGCCTGGGGCTGACCCGGCATCTGTCGGCGCGCGGTTTCCCCACGCCGTCGCCGGTGGCGGACCACAAAGGCGAGATCATCGGCCATCTGAACGGCCGCGCCGCTGCCATCCTGAACTGGGCGCCCGGCGCCTGGAAGCGCCAGCCCTCGGACAAGGAGCAGTATCGCGCAGGTCAGGTGCTGGCCCTGTTGCATCTGGACGCCGCCGACTTTGCGCTGGAGCGCCAGAATCCGGTCGGACCCGAGGCCTGGGCCGCCCTGGCCGCGCGCTGCGACGGGCCGGCCAAGGGCGTCGATCGCAAGATGCTGGGGCAGATCAAGGCCCTGCTGCCGCGTCTGGCCGAGCCATGGAGCGATCCGGCCCTGCCGCGCGGGCCGATCCACGCCGACTACTTCCCCGACAACGTCCTGTTCGCCACCAACGAGCATGGAAAGTGCGACGTCGGCGGGGTGATCGACTTCTATTTCGGCTGCACCGACGTCCTGGCCTACGACTTGGCGATTGCGCTCAGCGCCTGGGGCTTCGACGCCGAGGGGCGGCCCATGCACTCGGCCCTGCGCGCCTTCCAGAAGGGCTATGAATCCGTGCGGCCCCTGACGCCCGCCGAGGCCGAAGCCCTGCCGGGGCTGGGGGCTGCGGCGGCGGTGCGCTTCACCCTGACCCGCCTGCACGACCGCCTGTTCCACGACCCCGCCAACCTGGTCACGCCCAAGGACCCCGCGCCCTTCTTCCGGCGGCTGGACTACTGGAAGGCGGCGGAGACGGTGTGA